From the Leisingera thetidis genome, the window GTTCATGACACCGGTTTCCCGCCGTTCACCTCAACCAGCGCGCCGCACATGTAGCGCGCCGCATCGGAGGCCAGGAACAGCACCACATCGGCGATATCCTCCGGCTCGGCGATCCGGCCCAGCGGCACCGATTTGCCCAGCTCCGCCACCGCGGTATCCGGGTCAAAGCCGCGTTTCGCGAACCCGGTGCGCAGCATCGGCGTGTTCACCTCATTCGGGCAGACCGCGTTGATGCGGATACCCTGATGGGCGTGGTCCATCCCCATGCATTGGGTCAGCGAAGCAATCGCCGCCTTGGTCATGCAGTAGAGCGCATGGTCCGGCCCCGGGTTCCTGCCGCCCCAGCAGGACGACGTGTTGACGATGGCGCCGCCGCCCGACCGCGCCAGGATCGGGATCGCGGCGCGGCAGATGCGGAACGGCGCCTCGACATTCACCCCCATCGACAGGTGCCAGTCGGCATCCGAAGTTTCGGTCACCGCACCGCGGGTGATGACGCCTGCGTTGTTGATGACGATGTCCAAGCCCCCTAGCGCCAGCTGCGCCGCCTGCGGCAGCGCGTTGGCATAGTCTGCGTCCAGGAGATCGCCCGGCAGATGCGCCTCGGCCTCGGCTGTGCTGGTGTCGCGGTCTGCCACGGCGACCTTGGCGCCCGCGGCGCGCAGGCGCTGGACGATGGCGGCACCGATACCGCCCGCAGCCCCCGTGACCAGAGCGCATTTTCCCCGAAATTCCATACTGTTCTGTCTCCTTTAGAACGAGGCCGCCGGGGCGCCGAACAGGCTTTCGTCCGGGATGATGCCCAGACCCGGCCCTTGCGGCACGTTGATATGGCCGCCCTCGATGCGGATGCCGTTCTCCGCGTCGTAATTGCCCTCGATATACGGCGCCGCCAGCCAGACGCCTTCCAGCAAGCCGGGCTTCACGGTGGCGCCGATATGGGTGCAGGCGGCGGCGATGATGTCGCCGCCCCAGCTGTCATCGCAGGTGTGCGGCAGGTTGCGCGCCTCGCAGATATCGCGGAAGGCGCGCATCGGCTGCAGGCCGCCGAGGCGGGTGAGCTTCATGCCGAAGCCGTCGACCAGCCCGGTGCCGGCCGCGGTGATCACCGTGTTCAGGCTGGTGCTGTTTTCATCCATGTAGAGGCCATGAGAGATCTGCGGGCGGATTTTCTGCAGATCTTCCAGCGTGTTGCAGGGCTGCTCCAGGATGAAGGGGATCTGCGGGCATTCGCGGCTGACACGCAGCGCGTCGCGCGTGGTCCAGCCGCGGTTGCCGTCCACCGCCAGCCGCATGCCAGAGGTGCCGATCTTCTCCCAGACCTTGCGGATGGTTTCGATGTCCAGCTCCACCGGCCGTCCGCCGACCTTGACCTGCAGGCGGGGATAGCCCTCGGCCAGCTTCTCGGCGGCCAGCCGGGCGATGTCGTCCGGGGCGCCGACGCCGGTTGCGTAATAGGACGGCACCCGGTCCGTGGCCGCGCCGCCCAGAAGCTCCGAAACACTGACGCCCAGATGTCGGCCCAACAGGTCATGGGCAGCGATGTCGATGGCAGCCTTGGCGTAATTGTGGCCATTGAGCAGCCCGTCCATGCGCCGGTGCAGGGTTACCGGCGCCACCTCGGCGCCGATCAGCCCCTCGGCCATCGTCATCAGCGCCGCGCGGGCGCCGCCGGCGTGGGAATCGGCGTAAGTAGGCCCCACCGGGCAGGTCTCGCCCCAGCCCGTCAGCCCGTTGTCGGCCACCAGTTTCACCAGCGTGGTGTCCAGCGCCCAGACCTCGGCATTGGCCATGGTATAGGGGCCGTTCTTCACCGGCAGATCATGCTGATAGATATGGATTTCTGCGATTTTCATGTGCGTGCCCTGTTGGAAAAAAGGCCCGCCCTCTTTCGCAGGGGCGGGCCAGTCGGGGGAGGAAAGATCAGTAGCTCTGGTTCAGCTCGTCCGCGGCGGGGATTTCCCGCTCGCGCCGCGCGATATAGTCCAGCAGCGCTTCGTTCCTGGCCTCGTCCAGCTTGGGTTCCTGGTACTCGGACAGCAGCTTTTTGGCGCGATTGAGAGCGCGTTCGGTGATTTCGACGCTGCCCTCGGCCTGCCATTGCTCGATCGAGTTGTTGTCGAACAGCTCCGGCATGAAGAACGCCTCCTGGAAATTCTCCTGGGTATGCGGGTGGCCCAGATAGTGGCCGCCGGGGCCGACATCGGGCACGGCCGAGAGCGCCTGATCGAAATCGTGCCATTTCGGCCCTTCCGCCATCCTGTAGGCCATCGCGCATTGTTCGGCATCGACGATGAACTTGGCCACCGAGCAGTGCATACCGGCCTCGTTCCAGCCCGCCGAATGCCAGATGTAGTTGGCGCCGGCATGCATCACTGCCGACAGGGTGGTCGCCGATTCGTAGCCCGCCTGCGCGTCAAACGTCTTGGCCCCGCCCAGCGTGTTGGAGGTCCGCCACGGCACCCCGTAATAGCGCGCCATCTGGCCGATCATGAAGTTCATCAGGCTGATCTCCGGCGTGCCCGCCATCGGCGCGCCGGATTTCATGCTGACGGTCGACAGGTAGTGGCCATAGATCGCCGGCGCGCCCTTGCGGATCACCTGGGTATAGGCCAGCGCGCTCAGCGCCTCGGCATTGAGCTGCGCCACCGTGGCCGGAACCGAGGCCGGGGTGTTGGCGCCGCCCAGCACAAACGGCGAGCACAGAACCGGCTGGTTGCGCTTGCAGAAGGCGCGCATGGCGCCCAGCATGGTCTCATCCCAAACCAGCGGCGAGTTGCCGTTGCAATTGCCGGTGGTGACCGGGTGGTCCTCCAGGAAATCCTCGCCGAACAGGATCGCGCACATCTCCATCACGTCCTCGGCGTTCTTGGGGCTGGT encodes:
- a CDS encoding trimethylamine methyltransferase family protein; this translates as MTEQATAPRARSGGRTARRALRTAPKFDMLPGLARNIPLCEVMDGAQVEMIDTASMDILENVGVQFRDPIALEDWKRAGAKVEGELVYLDRGLVRELIKTIPSDFTYHARDPKKNVRLGGRHSIFVPMTGAPFLRDLDDVRRNPMLDDLAMFHKLAHMMPALHSSAHHIVEPYDHPISQRHLRITYSSMKYSDKTFMGMTTSPKNAEDVMEMCAILFGEDFLEDHPVTTGNCNGNSPLVWDETMLGAMRAFCKRNQPVLCSPFVLGGANTPASVPATVAQLNAEALSALAYTQVIRKGAPAIYGHYLSTVSMKSGAPMAGTPEISLMNFMIGQMARYYGVPWRTSNTLGGAKTFDAQAGYESATTLSAVMHAGANYIWHSAGWNEAGMHCSVAKFIVDAEQCAMAYRMAEGPKWHDFDQALSAVPDVGPGGHYLGHPHTQENFQEAFFMPELFDNNSIEQWQAEGSVEITERALNRAKKLLSEYQEPKLDEARNEALLDYIARREREIPAADELNQSY
- a CDS encoding mandelate racemase/muconate lactonizing enzyme family protein, producing MKIAEIHIYQHDLPVKNGPYTMANAEVWALDTTLVKLVADNGLTGWGETCPVGPTYADSHAGGARAALMTMAEGLIGAEVAPVTLHRRMDGLLNGHNYAKAAIDIAAHDLLGRHLGVSVSELLGGAATDRVPSYYATGVGAPDDIARLAAEKLAEGYPRLQVKVGGRPVELDIETIRKVWEKIGTSGMRLAVDGNRGWTTRDALRVSRECPQIPFILEQPCNTLEDLQKIRPQISHGLYMDENSTSLNTVITAAGTGLVDGFGMKLTRLGGLQPMRAFRDICEARNLPHTCDDSWGGDIIAAACTHIGATVKPGLLEGVWLAAPYIEGNYDAENGIRIEGGHINVPQGPGLGIIPDESLFGAPAASF
- a CDS encoding SDR family NAD(P)-dependent oxidoreductase — encoded protein: MEFRGKCALVTGAAGGIGAAIVQRLRAAGAKVAVADRDTSTAEAEAHLPGDLLDADYANALPQAAQLALGGLDIVINNAGVITRGAVTETSDADWHLSMGVNVEAPFRICRAAIPILARSGGGAIVNTSSCWGGRNPGPDHALYCMTKAAIASLTQCMGMDHAHQGIRINAVCPNEVNTPMLRTGFAKRGFDPDTAVAELGKSVPLGRIAEPEDIADVVLFLASDAARYMCGALVEVNGGKPVS